From Sphingopyxis sp. MWB1, a single genomic window includes:
- a CDS encoding potassium transporter Kup, giving the protein MSAESQKATDRAMGAAPTAAETGHYGHGHQGDGKLKLAVGAVGVVFGDIGTSPLYAFRETFAGHHPIEPDRLHIYGVLSLVFWSMMLVVTFKYVLTIMRADNKGEGGSLALLALISRSSEGKRWTWPIILLGVFATALFYGDSMITPAMSVLSATEGLTYVNKGFSPYIVPIALAILIFLFAIQSRGTSKVGALFGPIMLCYFLMLATLGVMHIAANPWIIVETVNPLNALRFFYLDGFTAFIALGAVVLAVTGAEALYADMGHFGRGPIGLSWLVFVLPALMLNYMGQGAMVLAAEAGPRADLIADPFFQMMPDAWRIPVVILALLATIIASQAVISGAFSLTQQAIQLGFIPRLRVEHTSASAAGQIYIPVVNWFLMTMVIILVLFFGSSSNLAAAYGIAVTGAMFIDTCLMSVVLFTLWKWPAWKALPVLAVFFIVDIAYFGANLIKVPDGGWVPLAIGLTIFTLLTTWSRGRALMQREMAEGAMPIPVFVKSAANSATRVPGTAVFMTSSADGVPHALLHNLKHNKVLHERIILLTVKIADVPFVREEKLCALEDLGQGFHRLVLNYGFMQPVDVPAALDRVTSCGGEFKMIETSFFLSRQTLIAAKKPGMPLWREKLFAWMLRNSESAMEYFRLPSNRVVELGSQVAI; this is encoded by the coding sequence ATGTCTGCTGAGTCGCAAAAGGCGACGGACCGCGCCATGGGCGCTGCTCCGACCGCCGCCGAAACCGGCCATTATGGCCACGGCCATCAGGGCGACGGCAAATTAAAGCTGGCGGTCGGCGCCGTTGGCGTCGTTTTTGGCGATATCGGGACCAGCCCGCTCTACGCTTTTCGCGAGACATTTGCTGGCCATCATCCGATCGAGCCCGACCGGCTCCACATCTATGGCGTACTGAGCCTTGTTTTCTGGTCGATGATGCTCGTCGTCACCTTCAAATATGTGCTGACGATCATGCGCGCCGACAACAAGGGGGAGGGCGGCAGCCTTGCCCTTCTCGCGCTGATCAGCCGCTCCTCCGAAGGCAAGCGCTGGACGTGGCCGATCATCCTGCTCGGCGTTTTTGCAACGGCGCTATTCTATGGCGACAGCATGATCACGCCGGCCATGTCGGTTCTTTCGGCGACCGAGGGGCTGACTTATGTTAACAAGGGCTTTTCGCCTTATATTGTGCCGATTGCGCTTGCGATCCTGATATTCCTTTTCGCCATTCAGTCGCGCGGAACATCGAAGGTCGGGGCCTTGTTCGGCCCGATCATGCTCTGTTATTTTCTGATGCTCGCGACATTGGGCGTCATGCATATCGCCGCCAATCCGTGGATTATCGTCGAAACGGTCAATCCGCTGAATGCGCTGCGTTTCTTCTATCTCGATGGTTTTACCGCGTTTATCGCCCTTGGTGCAGTGGTGCTTGCGGTGACGGGGGCCGAGGCGCTCTATGCCGATATGGGCCATTTCGGACGCGGGCCGATCGGGCTGAGCTGGCTGGTCTTTGTGCTGCCCGCGCTGATGCTCAACTATATGGGGCAGGGCGCGATGGTATTGGCCGCCGAAGCGGGGCCGCGCGCCGACCTGATCGCCGACCCCTTTTTCCAGATGATGCCCGACGCCTGGCGCATTCCCGTGGTGATATTGGCCTTGCTTGCAACGATCATTGCCAGTCAGGCCGTGATTTCGGGCGCTTTCTCGCTAACCCAGCAGGCGATCCAGCTCGGCTTTATCCCGCGCCTGCGCGTTGAACATACCAGCGCGTCGGCGGCCGGGCAGATTTATATTCCGGTGGTGAACTGGTTCCTGATGACGATGGTGATCATCCTCGTCCTCTTCTTTGGATCGTCCAGCAATTTGGCTGCGGCCTATGGTATCGCGGTGACGGGGGCGATGTTCATCGACACATGTTTGATGAGCGTGGTTCTTTTCACGCTGTGGAAATGGCCCGCTTGGAAAGCGTTGCCGGTTCTGGCTGTCTTCTTCATCGTCGATATCGCCTATTTCGGGGCGAACCTTATCAAGGTTCCCGATGGCGGCTGGGTGCCGCTGGCCATTGGTCTCACCATCTTCACGCTGCTGACCACCTGGTCGCGCGGCCGCGCATTGATGCAGCGTGAGATGGCCGAAGGCGCAATGCCCATCCCGGTGTTCGTCAAATCCGCGGCGAACAGCGCGACCCGCGTGCCCGGAACGGCGGTTTTCATGACGTCGTCGGCGGACGGTGTCCCGCATGCGCTGCTTCACAATCTGAAGCATAACAAGGTGCTGCACGAGCGGATCATCCTGCTCACGGTCAAAATTGCCGATGTGCCTTTCGTGCGCGAAGAAAAGCTGTGTGCGCTGGAGGATCTGGGGCAGGGATTCCACCGGCTTGTGCTGAATTATGGTTTCATGCAGCCCGTCGATGTTCCGGCGGCTTTGGACCGCGTGACCAGCTGTGGCGGCGAGTTCAAGATGATTGAAACCAGCTTCTTCCTGTCGCGCCAGACACTGATCGCCGCCAAGAAGCCGGGTATGCCCCTGTGGCGCGAGAAATTATTCGCATGGATGCTGCGCAATTCGGAAAGCGCGATGGAATATTTCCGCCTGCCGTCGAACCGCGTGGTCGAACTGGGGAGCCAGGTCGCCATATAA
- a CDS encoding NAD(P)H-dependent flavin oxidoreductase, with translation MALPPIFDRLRLPVIGSPLFIVSGPDLVIAQCKAGIVGSFPALNARPQSLLEEWLHRITEELAAWDRDNPDKPAAPFAVNQIVHRSNDRLEQDLATCEKWKVPITITSLGAREELNQAVHNWGGITMHDVIDDRFARKAVEKGADGLIPVAAGAGGHAGTQSPFALVQEIRSWFDGPIALSGAIAHGRSVLAAQACGADLAYIGSAFIACEEANAAEGYKEGIVEGRAGDIVYSDLFTGVHGNYLRGSIVAAGLDPDNLPKGDLKTMNFGSGDGSKAKAWKDIWGSGQGIGAVGAVRPAADFVAQLAEEYHEAYRALQAKYRA, from the coding sequence ATGGCCCTGCCCCCGATTTTTGACCGTCTTCGCCTGCCCGTTATCGGCTCGCCCCTGTTCATCGTTTCGGGACCGGATCTGGTAATCGCACAGTGCAAGGCCGGAATCGTCGGCAGCTTCCCGGCGCTCAACGCCCGGCCGCAAAGCCTTCTCGAAGAATGGCTGCACCGTATCACCGAAGAACTGGCCGCGTGGGACCGCGACAATCCGGACAAGCCCGCCGCCCCCTTTGCCGTCAACCAGATCGTCCATCGCTCGAACGACCGGCTCGAACAGGATCTTGCAACCTGCGAAAAATGGAAGGTGCCGATCACCATCACCTCGCTCGGCGCGCGCGAAGAGCTGAATCAGGCGGTGCATAATTGGGGCGGCATCACGATGCACGATGTCATCGACGATCGTTTCGCCCGCAAGGCGGTGGAAAAGGGCGCCGACGGGCTGATCCCCGTCGCAGCGGGTGCAGGCGGCCATGCTGGCACGCAGTCACCCTTTGCCTTGGTGCAGGAAATCCGCAGCTGGTTCGACGGGCCCATCGCTCTGTCCGGCGCCATTGCCCATGGCCGCTCGGTGCTCGCCGCGCAGGCGTGCGGTGCCGACCTCGCCTATATCGGCAGCGCCTTTATCGCGTGTGAGGAGGCGAATGCCGCGGAAGGCTACAAGGAAGGCATCGTCGAAGGGCGCGCGGGCGACATCGTCTATTCCGACCTCTTCACCGGCGTTCATGGCAATTATCTGCGCGGCTCGATCGTCGCGGCGGGCCTCGACCCCGACAATCTGCCCAAGGGTGACCTGAAGACAATGAATTTCGGCTCTGGCGACGGCAGCAAAGCGAAAGCATGGAAGGATATCTGGGGCTCGGGCCAGGGCATTGGCGCGGTCGGCGCGGTCCGCCCCGCCGCCGATTTCGTCGCTCAGCTCGCCGAAGAATATCATGAGGCCTATCGCGCTCTGCAGGCGAAATATCGCGCCTGA
- a CDS encoding DUF808 domain-containing protein, which translates to MPSGLFALLDDVATITKVAAASIDDIGAAASKAGVKAAGVVVDDTAVTPRYLTGFTPDRELPVIWRIAKGSFKNKLLFILPVLLLLSAFAQWAITPILMIGGTYLCFEGAEKVWHSLRKKKGDLAEEAAIVADKAHEEKMVSGAIRTDFILSAEIMVIALNEVLTEPMPMRAATLVVVAIGITIAVYGVVGLIVKMDDIGLAMTRGGSGFRKAVGRWLVAFMPKLLAALAVIGTAAMLWVGGQIVLHGLDEYHIGNIGHGLHDIAQAVAGGLPGAGLWEWVINAAGAGVFGLILGGMVVALLHLIPGRKAEH; encoded by the coding sequence ATGCCATCGGGCCTTTTTGCTCTGCTTGACGATGTCGCCACGATCACCAAGGTGGCGGCGGCGAGCATCGACGATATTGGCGCGGCAGCGTCCAAGGCGGGGGTGAAGGCCGCCGGGGTTGTGGTTGATGATACGGCGGTCACCCCGCGCTATCTGACCGGTTTTACGCCGGACCGCGAATTGCCGGTGATCTGGCGGATCGCCAAGGGCTCGTTCAAGAACAAGCTGCTGTTCATCCTGCCGGTGCTGCTGCTTTTGTCGGCGTTTGCCCAATGGGCGATCACCCCCATTTTGATGATCGGCGGCACCTATTTATGCTTCGAGGGCGCCGAAAAAGTCTGGCACTCGCTACGAAAGAAAAAAGGCGATCTGGCCGAAGAAGCCGCCATCGTTGCCGACAAGGCGCATGAGGAAAAAATGGTTTCCGGCGCGATCCGTACCGATTTCATCCTGTCGGCGGAGATTATGGTGATCGCGCTCAACGAGGTGCTGACCGAACCCATGCCGATGCGGGCGGCGACATTGGTGGTGGTTGCGATCGGCATCACCATTGCTGTCTATGGCGTGGTCGGCCTGATCGTGAAGATGGATGATATCGGGCTGGCGATGACCCGGGGAGGGTCGGGGTTTCGCAAGGCGGTCGGACGCTGGCTCGTCGCCTTCATGCCCAAATTGCTGGCGGCGCTGGCGGTAATCGGAACGGCGGCGATGCTGTGGGTCGGGGGGCAGATCGTCCTGCACGGTCTGGATGAATATCATATCGGCAATATCGGCCATGGCCTGCATGATATCGCCCAAGCCGTAGCAGGCGGCCTGCCCGGTGCGGGGCTGTGGGAATGGGTAATCAATGCTGCCGGTGCGGGCGTGTTCGGTTTGATCCTGGGCGGGATGGTCGTGGCGCTGCTCCACTTGATACCGGGGCGCAAGGCGGAGCATTGA
- a CDS encoding NAD(P)/FAD-dependent oxidoreductase has translation MTPDPLNHSYYAATANDWRPRPFAGEERADVAVIGGGFTGLAAALACAERGFSVILYEAQHIGFGASGRNGGQLIPGLRWSASQIEAELGRERADALFDLCWRSNRVKARINRHGIACDLKSGHVEAAWTPRDFAAMQREADYLERRFGYATERIAPEEMGAHVATTCYHGGIRDPQGGHFHPLNYALGLARAAEAAGVRLIEERRMTPEEASAKASYVINATDHWIGEIDPALGRYTVPIMNFNIATAPLREADALIPGDAAISDSRFILNYYRLSADKRLIFGGGERYTQRPPRDIAAFVRPFMAELFPQIAAAPIDYGWGGAVAVTMNRLPHVGRRGNIFYAHGFSGHGALVTTLAGELIAEAMAGTAERFDLFANLPARPFPGGKWLQTPLAVLGLLYYALRDRLG, from the coding sequence ATGACCCCCGACCCGCTCAACCACAGCTATTATGCCGCGACGGCGAACGATTGGCGCCCCCGGCCGTTCGCGGGCGAAGAGCGCGCCGATGTTGCGGTGATCGGCGGCGGCTTCACCGGCCTTGCCGCCGCGCTGGCCTGCGCCGAACGCGGCTTTTCGGTCATCCTCTACGAAGCGCAGCATATCGGCTTCGGCGCTTCGGGGCGCAATGGCGGACAGCTTATCCCCGGCCTGCGCTGGAGCGCCTCCCAGATCGAGGCCGAACTGGGGCGCGAACGCGCCGACGCCTTGTTCGACCTCTGCTGGCGCAGCAATCGGGTCAAGGCGCGCATCAACCGCCATGGCATCGCCTGTGACCTCAAATCCGGCCATGTCGAGGCCGCCTGGACCCCGCGGGACTTTGCCGCCATGCAGCGCGAGGCCGATTATCTCGAACGCCGCTTTGGCTATGCGACAGAGCGGATTGCGCCAGAGGAGATGGGCGCCCATGTCGCCACCACCTGCTATCATGGCGGCATCCGCGACCCGCAGGGTGGCCATTTTCATCCGCTCAACTATGCCCTCGGCCTCGCCCGCGCGGCCGAAGCCGCAGGAGTGCGCCTGATCGAAGAGCGCCGGATGACGCCTGAGGAGGCAAGCGCGAAGGCAAGCTATGTCATCAACGCCACCGATCACTGGATCGGGGAAATTGATCCGGCGCTGGGCCGCTACACCGTGCCGATCATGAATTTTAATATCGCCACGGCGCCGCTACGCGAAGCTGACGCACTCATCCCCGGCGATGCCGCCATTTCCGACAGCCGCTTCATCCTCAACTATTATCGGCTGTCGGCTGACAAGAGGCTGATTTTCGGGGGTGGCGAACGCTATACACAGCGCCCACCCCGCGACATCGCCGCCTTTGTCCGCCCCTTTATGGCCGAGCTGTTTCCGCAGATCGCCGCCGCGCCCATCGACTATGGCTGGGGCGGCGCGGTCGCGGTGACGATGAACCGGCTTCCGCATGTCGGGCGACGCGGCAATATATTCTATGCCCATGGCTTTTCAGGTCATGGCGCGCTCGTGACGACCCTGGCGGGCGAGCTTATCGCCGAAGCGATGGCGGGAACTGCCGAACGCTTCGACCTTTTCGCCAATCTGCCCGCTCGCCCCTTTCCCGGCGGCAAATGGCTTCAGACCCCGCTCGCGGTGCTGGGACTGCTCTATTATGCGCTAAGGGATCGGCTGGGCTAG
- a CDS encoding glutamine synthetase family protein — MTINLKQWITEHKIDEVECIVPDINGVQRGKVLPAKKFLSSVSDGSLRIPGSVFICTIDGHYPDDIGDIWDKDPDRILVPDPDTIRVAPGFSTPTAFVIADAFNSDGSEVNIAPRALLKKVLALYAERGWRPIIAPEVEFYLVSPNTDPDFPLTPPTGQSGRSENASQPYGLEAMNEYEDIIDHIYDDCELMGLDIDTMIHEMGPAQLEINFLHGDPLRLADEVFLFKRVVRNVARQHGVYATFMANPMSGQPGSSMHIHQSVVDIETGRNLFATANGRDSAMFRSYVAGLVRFMPQIAPMWAPNVNSFRRMRPDSAAPINGHWGIDNRSCGFRVPISDKANRRVENRLPGADANPYLAIIASLLCGYIGMTDRMVPPKPITGSAYNRARTLPRTLEAALDRFSSCKKVRNLLGDDFFEIFFAVKDYELFNYQSVVSSWEREHLLMRV; from the coding sequence ATGACGATCAATCTCAAACAATGGATCACCGAGCACAAGATCGACGAGGTCGAGTGCATCGTTCCCGACATCAATGGCGTTCAGCGCGGCAAGGTCTTGCCGGCCAAGAAATTTCTGTCGTCGGTCAGCGACGGATCGCTCCGCATTCCCGGCAGTGTTTTCATCTGCACCATCGACGGCCATTATCCCGACGATATCGGCGATATATGGGACAAGGACCCCGACCGCATTCTGGTGCCCGACCCCGACACGATCCGGGTGGCACCGGGCTTTTCCACCCCCACGGCCTTTGTCATCGCCGACGCCTTCAACAGCGACGGCAGCGAGGTGAATATCGCCCCGCGCGCGCTGCTGAAAAAGGTGCTCGCCCTTTATGCCGAACGCGGCTGGCGGCCGATCATCGCGCCCGAGGTGGAATTTTACCTCGTCTCGCCCAACACCGACCCCGATTTCCCGCTGACGCCGCCCACCGGCCAGTCGGGCCGGTCGGAAAATGCCAGTCAACCCTATGGGCTGGAGGCGATGAACGAATATGAGGATATCATCGATCATATCTATGACGATTGCGAGCTGATGGGGCTCGATATCGACACGATGATCCACGAAATGGGCCCGGCACAGCTCGAGATCAATTTTCTTCATGGCGATCCGCTGCGCCTTGCCGACGAAGTGTTTCTGTTCAAGCGGGTGGTCCGCAATGTCGCGCGGCAGCATGGCGTTTACGCGACCTTCATGGCCAATCCCATGTCGGGCCAACCGGGCAGTTCGATGCATATCCACCAGTCGGTCGTCGATATCGAGACCGGTCGCAACCTGTTCGCCACGGCCAATGGCCGCGACAGCGCGATGTTCCGCAGCTATGTCGCAGGGCTGGTGCGCTTCATGCCGCAAATCGCCCCCATGTGGGCGCCCAATGTCAACAGCTTCCGCCGGATGCGCCCCGACAGCGCCGCGCCGATCAATGGCCATTGGGGCATAGACAACCGCTCCTGCGGCTTTCGCGTCCCCATTTCGGACAAGGCGAACCGGCGCGTCGAAAACCGGCTGCCGGGGGCCGATGCCAATCCCTATCTCGCCATCATCGCTTCGCTGCTCTGCGGCTATATCGGCATGACCGACCGGATGGTGCCGCCCAAGCCGATCACCGGCAGCGCCTATAACCGCGCGCGCACCCTGCCCCGCACGCTGGAGGCTGCGCTCGACCGCTTCTCGTCCTGCAAAAAGGTCCGCAATCTTCTGGGCGATGATTTCTTCGAAATCTTCTTTGCGGTGAAGGACTATGAGCTGTTCAACTATCAATCGGTCGTGTCGAGCTGGGAGCGTGAGCATCTGCTGATGCGCGTCTGA
- a CDS encoding aspartate aminotransferase family protein has protein sequence MRGDNDQLAAFWMPFTANRVFKTHPRQLVSASGLYYQSSDGRTILDGTAGLWCSNAGHCRPEITEAIAKAAATLDFAPTFQLGHPLPFELAQRVAALMPPDLDRIFFTNSGSESVDTALKIALAVQRARGQGTRTRLIGRERGYHGTGFGGISVGGIVANRRSFGSGLPGADHLRHTHDLARNAFTRGLPEHGAELADDLQRLVDLHGADTIAAVIVEPMAGSTGVLLPPKGYLQRLREICDRHGIILIFDEVITAFGRLGAATAAEAWGVTSDIITMAKGLTNGAVPMGAVAVRRGLYDLVIDSVPGGIELFHGYTYSGHPLASAAGLATLDLYAKEGLFDRARGLAPYWEEAAHQLKGRRHVIDIRTAGLVAGIELEPRPGVPTARATELFHAAFDAGLLVRATGDTIALSPPLIVEREHIDRMFAMIGDLLGQIR, from the coding sequence ATGCGCGGGGACAATGACCAGTTGGCGGCCTTTTGGATGCCTTTCACCGCCAACCGCGTATTCAAGACGCATCCGCGCCAGCTCGTTTCGGCGAGCGGCCTCTATTATCAGAGCAGCGACGGGCGGACGATCCTCGACGGCACCGCCGGGCTGTGGTGCAGCAATGCAGGCCATTGCCGCCCCGAAATTACCGAAGCGATTGCGAAGGCGGCAGCGACGCTCGATTTTGCGCCGACCTTTCAGCTGGGGCATCCCTTGCCCTTTGAGCTGGCGCAGCGGGTCGCCGCGCTGATGCCGCCGGATCTGGACCGGATATTCTTTACCAACAGCGGGTCCGAATCGGTTGATACGGCGCTGAAAATAGCGCTCGCGGTACAGCGGGCGCGGGGGCAGGGGACGCGGACCCGGCTGATCGGGCGCGAGCGCGGCTATCATGGCACCGGCTTTGGCGGGATCAGTGTTGGCGGGATCGTCGCCAATCGGCGCAGCTTTGGCAGCGGCCTGCCGGGCGCCGACCATCTGCGGCACACGCATGATCTGGCGCGCAATGCCTTTACGCGCGGATTGCCGGAGCATGGCGCCGAGCTGGCCGATGATTTGCAGCGCCTCGTCGATCTGCATGGCGCCGACACTATTGCGGCGGTCATTGTCGAACCGATGGCCGGATCGACCGGGGTGCTATTGCCGCCAAAGGGCTATTTGCAGCGGCTGCGCGAAATTTGCGACCGGCACGGCATCATCCTGATCTTTGACGAGGTGATCACCGCCTTTGGTCGGCTGGGCGCGGCGACCGCCGCCGAAGCCTGGGGCGTGACCTCCGATATCATCACCATGGCCAAGGGGCTGACCAATGGCGCGGTGCCGATGGGCGCGGTGGCGGTGCGGCGAGGGCTGTACGATCTGGTGATCGACAGCGTGCCGGGCGGGATCGAGCTGTTCCACGGCTATACTTATTCGGGTCATCCGCTGGCGAGCGCGGCGGGACTGGCGACGCTCGACCTCTATGCAAAGGAGGGATTGTTCGACCGCGCGCGCGGGCTGGCGCCTTATTGGGAGGAGGCCGCGCATCAGCTCAAGGGGCGGCGGCATGTCATTGACATTCGTACCGCCGGCCTCGTCGCGGGGATCGAGCTGGAGCCGCGCCCCGGCGTTCCCACGGCGCGCGCGACCGAATTATTTCATGCCGCCTTTGACGCGGGGCTGCTGGTGCGCGCGACAGGCGATACCATCGCGCTGTCGCCGCCGCTGATTGTCGAGCGTGAGCATATCGACCGCATGTTCGCTATGATCGGCGATCTTTTGGGGCAGATCCGCTGA
- a CDS encoding sensor histidine kinase, with amino-acid sequence MFDRLSSLIIALTLVALAAIFALMAGGDLLSVLILTLAGVAAAATVHAALPSSLPEPGAAASEGADAPLVSLLHHPDFARWADQEKEPVIGTANNIVTIANDAAIQLLGRHIVGADIRTAIRHPAATDYLSQPDEAAALQVINLADFPRSGQRWTMRTATLSGNERIIFLVDRSALDAADRMRSDFVANASHELRTPLAAILGYVETLQDMNGEADQPTRSRFLAIIDREARRMQQLVIDLLSISRVEADRFRRPTALIDLGAIVRATAAQIKDGEDKRAADIVTRIEEAPFPLEGDAAQLGQMAHNIISNAMKYGRPGTPVTVTLKRKGEQALLSVADEGDGIAPEHLPRLTERFYRVDEARSRSVGGTGLGLAIVKHIAERHQAKLHIASEPGKGTIVSINLPLKAGD; translated from the coding sequence ATGTTCGATCGTCTCTCCAGCCTGATCATCGCGCTGACGCTGGTGGCGCTGGCTGCGATTTTTGCCCTGATGGCGGGCGGGGACCTGCTTTCCGTGCTGATCCTGACGCTTGCAGGGGTGGCGGCTGCCGCCACCGTCCATGCCGCACTGCCGTCATCCCTGCCCGAACCGGGCGCCGCTGCATCGGAGGGCGCCGACGCCCCGCTTGTGTCGCTGCTCCATCATCCCGATTTCGCGCGCTGGGCCGATCAGGAAAAAGAGCCGGTGATCGGCACGGCAAACAATATCGTCACCATCGCCAATGATGCAGCGATCCAGTTGCTGGGGCGCCACATTGTGGGGGCCGATATTCGCACCGCCATCCGCCACCCCGCCGCGACCGACTATCTGTCGCAGCCCGACGAGGCGGCGGCCCTGCAGGTCATCAACCTCGCCGATTTTCCGCGCTCGGGCCAGCGCTGGACGATGCGGACCGCCACCCTGTCGGGGAACGAACGGATCATCTTTCTGGTCGATCGCTCGGCGCTCGACGCGGCGGACCGGATGCGGTCGGATTTCGTCGCCAATGCCAGCCATGAACTGCGTACGCCGCTCGCAGCGATCCTCGGCTATGTCGAAACGCTGCAGGATATGAATGGCGAGGCTGACCAGCCGACGCGCAGCCGTTTCCTTGCCATCATCGACCGCGAAGCGCGGCGGATGCAGCAACTGGTGATTGACCTATTGTCCATTTCGCGGGTCGAGGCCGACCGCTTTCGCCGGCCCACCGCACTGATCGACCTCGGCGCCATCGTGCGGGCGACCGCCGCGCAGATCAAGGATGGCGAAGACAAGCGCGCCGCCGATATCGTCACCCGGATCGAGGAAGCGCCCTTCCCGCTCGAAGGCGACGCCGCGCAGCTTGGCCAGATGGCGCATAATATCATCTCCAATGCGATGAAATATGGCCGCCCTGGCACGCCGGTTACGGTGACATTGAAGCGCAAGGGCGAACAGGCGCTGCTATCGGTCGCGGATGAGGGCGATGGCATTGCGCCCGAACATCTGCCGCGCCTGACCGAGCGTTTCTACCGTGTCGATGAAGCCCGCAGCCGGTCGGTTGGCGGCACCGGCCTTGGCCTCGCCATCGTCAAACATATTGCCGAACGTCATCAGGCAAAGCTTCACATCGCCAGCGAACCCGGAAAGGGCACGATTGTCTCGATCAACCTGCCCTTGAAGGCGGGCGACTGA
- a CDS encoding fumarylacetoacetate hydrolase family protein, with protein sequence MKLASLKHGRDGRLVVVSDDLAWYVDATQIAPTLQAALDNWAEAAPRLAALANDLNHDAIPKERFHERDAASPLPRAYQWADGSAYVNHVALVRQARGAEMPESFWHDPLMYQGGSDAFLSPRDPIPLGDPAWGCDMEAEVVVVTGDVPAGIDPAAAREKILLVGLTNDVSLRGLIPAELAKGFGFFQSKPSSAMSPVFVTPDALGERWKDGKLHGTLSVDLNGQPLGRADAGVDMTFDFGALIAHAAKTRNLGAGTIIGSGTVSNRDADGGPGKPISEGGLGYSCLAEVRTVETIQQGEAKTPFMKAGDTVRIWMDDDRHHSIFGAIEQQVVAV encoded by the coding sequence GTGAAACTAGCTTCGCTAAAGCATGGCCGCGACGGTCGCCTGGTCGTCGTATCCGACGATCTTGCCTGGTATGTCGATGCTACGCAGATTGCCCCGACACTGCAGGCCGCGCTCGACAATTGGGCCGAGGCTGCACCCCGGCTCGCGGCGCTTGCCAATGATCTCAACCATGATGCCATTCCCAAGGAGCGGTTCCACGAACGCGACGCGGCCTCGCCGCTGCCGCGGGCCTATCAATGGGCCGATGGCAGCGCCTATGTGAACCATGTGGCGCTGGTGCGGCAGGCGCGCGGCGCGGAAATGCCCGAAAGCTTCTGGCACGATCCGCTGATGTATCAGGGCGGAAGCGATGCCTTTCTTTCGCCGCGCGATCCGATCCCGCTCGGCGATCCTGCCTGGGGCTGCGACATGGAGGCCGAAGTGGTCGTCGTGACGGGCGATGTTCCCGCAGGCATTGACCCGGCTGCGGCGCGTGAGAAGATTTTGCTCGTCGGCCTGACCAATGACGTATCGCTGCGCGGGCTGATTCCCGCCGAGCTTGCCAAGGGCTTCGGCTTTTTCCAGTCAAAGCCGTCGAGCGCCATGTCGCCGGTATTCGTCACCCCCGATGCGCTGGGCGAACGCTGGAAGGACGGGAAGCTGCACGGCACACTCAGTGTCGATCTCAATGGTCAGCCGCTGGGCCGGGCCGATGCCGGGGTCGACATGACCTTTGATTTCGGGGCGCTGATCGCCCATGCGGCCAAGACGCGCAATCTGGGCGCGGGAACGATCATCGGATCGGGAACGGTCTCCAACCGCGACGCCGATGGCGGGCCGGGCAAGCCCATTTCCGAAGGCGGCCTGGGTTATAGCTGCCTTGCCGAAGTGCGGACGGTCGAAACCATTCAGCAGGGCGAGGCCAAAACGCCCTTCATGAAGGCGGGCGATACGGTCCGCATCTGGATGGACGATGATCGGCACCACAGCATCTTCGGCGCGATTGAACAGCAGGTCGTGGCCGTCTGA